A window of the Trichoderma asperellum chromosome 4, complete sequence genome harbors these coding sequences:
- a CDS encoding uncharacterized protein (EggNog:ENOG41~SECRETED:SignalP(1-20)~MEROPS:MER0000344), with product MAWFKQLALFLITALPRIAALPVSDANDNSISAEGRYIVTLQNNIPPSEFRSHMSRVAAIQYRNSGNHKFPHVGIERTYAIGEFQAYSGAFDGDTLKMIRNDTRVAEIEPDAVFTLHDKASSQYNAPWGLATLSSKRRNTATYHYDKSAGNGTFAYVVDSGINIKHLEFEGRASNGYNAIDDDFTDLNGHGTHCAGIIGSKSFGVAKQTELIAVKVFLNRETLISNVLDGFQWAVNDIRTKGRQSRAVINMSFGKWKFEQTWLWPPRVARLADAEAGGGFSRAMNHAVESAFEMGVFTVVAAGNDQKPARDVSPASAPNAFTVGAIDADWHEWEHSNFGREINIFAPGVEIESTFISTEMATRKLSGTSMAAPHVTGLGLYLLALENLKTPTMLRERILGLGTRNRIHNLKDESPNLIAHNGLH from the exons ATGGCCTGGTTCAAACAGCTGGCACTCTTCTTGATCACGGCTCTGCCGCGCATCGCCGCTCTTCCTGTCAGCGATGCTAATGATAATTCAATCAGCGCCGAGGGAAGATACATTGTCACTCTCCAAAATAACATCCCGCCCTCTGAATTCAGATCTCACATGTCAAGGGTTGCGGCTATCCAGTACCGCAACTCTGGTAACCACAAGTTTCCTCATGTTGGTATTGAAAGGACATATGCCATTGGCGAGTTTCAAGCATACTCTGGAGCTTTTGACGGCGACACACTCAAGATGATCCGAAACGATACACGG GTTGCGGAAATCGAGCCTGACGCTGTCTTCACTCTCCACGACAAAGCTTCATCTCAGTACAACGCACCTTGGGGCCTTGCGACATTGTCTAGCAAGAGACGCAACACTGCAACTTACCACTACGATAAGAGCGCCGGCAACGGAACCTTTGCCTATGTTGTAGACAGCGGCATCAATATCAAGCACCTTGAGTTTGAGGGTCGGGCCTCAAACGGTTACAACGCAATCGATGACGACTTCACGGACCTCAATGGACACGGCACGCATTGTGCCGGAATTATCGGCAGCAAGTCTTTTGGCGTGGCTAAACAGACAGAGCTCATCGCCGTCAAAGTATTCCTCAATCGCGAGACGCTAATATCCAACGTCTTGGACGGATTTCAATGGGCAGTCAACGACATTCGTACAAAAGGCCGCCAAAGTCGCGCTGTGATCAATATGTCTTTTGGTAAGTGGAAATTTGAGCAAACCTGGCTCTGGCCTCCGAGAGTGGCAAGGttggctgatgctgaagcaGGGGGAGGCTTTTCTCGTGCCATGAATCATGCCGTTGAATCCGCGTTTGAAATGGGGGTCTTTACTGTTGTTGCGGCTGGAAATGATCAAAAGCCGGCTCGAGACGTTTCGCCGGCGTCGGCGCCAAATGCCTTCACTGTGGGTGCCATCGACGCCGATTGGCACGAGTGGGAGCATTCCAATTTCGGCCGAGAGATCAACATCTTTGCTCCCGGTGTCGAGATCGAATCCACATTCATTAGCACAGAGATGGCAACCCGCAAGCTGTCTGGCACCTCGATGGCGGCCCCTCATGTGACTGGTCTTGGGCTGTATTTGCTCGCGCTGGAGAATCTCAAGACTCCAACGATGCTGAGAGAGAGGATCCTGGGCCTTGGAACAAGGAATCGGATTCATAATCTCAAAGATGAAAGCCCTAACTTGATTGCGCATAATGGTCTTCACTGA
- a CDS encoding uncharacterized protein (EggNog:ENOG41), which translates to MFGASQCARQGWWEVFKRKYERATEDAPPGVVPRDVEEVLQTNQMDCPPIMNIPTMEVEDGHVDEDCRCSWCLEHPAIARRKNELVGQGERGVKSEPQLEYSRGQSLYTGEGESYEDRARRLEREQSVEPEERPDEEEIDETVSELMSQECSLRERMNLASTHLSNTSLREVVIEQGAMVGMLVQLLEKQHKRAERLAAKVEKVKKRMKKKKKKKKNKRYQRDISRKVKRV; encoded by the coding sequence ATGTTTGGCGCGTCTCAATGTGCTAGGCAGGGCTGGTGGGAGGTTTTCAAGCGCAAATACGAGAGAGCCACAGAAGATGCGCCACCGGGCGTCGTTCCGAGAGACGTTGAAGAAGTTTTACAGACAAACCAGATGGATTGCCCTCCCATAATGAATATCCCAACGATggaagttgaagatggccaTGTGGATGAGGATTGTCGGTGCTCGTGGTGCTTGGAACATCCAGCGATAGCGAGGCGAAAGAATGAACTTGTGGGCCAAGGGGAAAGAGGTGTGAAAAGTGAGCCACAGCTGGAATATTCTCGGGGACAGAGTCTATATACAGGAGAGGGAGAGTCGTACGAAGATCGTGCCCGGAGATTGGAACGCGAGCAGAGTGTCGAGCCGGAAGAGAGGccggatgaagaagaaatcgacGAGACAGTGTCTGAGCTCATGAGTCAAGAGTGTTCTCTGCGAGAGAGGATGAATCTTGCCTCTACTCATTTATCGAATACCAGCTTGAGGGAGGTGGTGATTGAACAAGGGGCGATGGTTGGGATGCTGGTGCAATtgttggagaagcagcaTAAGAGGGCGGAGAGGTTGGCGGCGAAGGTGgagaaggtgaagaagaggatgaagaagaagaagaagaagaagaagaacaagaggtATCAGCGGGATATCAGTCGAAAAGTGAAGAGAGTGTGA
- a CDS encoding uncharacterized protein (EggNog:ENOG41), whose protein sequence is MGSEEKKPVIIVGGGLAGLVAAFELSVRKVPTVIIDQENENSLGGQAFWSLGGLFMVNSFYQRRMGITDSRELAMRDWLGSAQFDRDEDYWPRQWAKAFVDFATDEFEDYMRARGLGFLFNVGWAERGSGRSDGHGNSVPRFHIAWGAGPEVVKVFADPVKKAAEEGLIEFKFRHQVDELIVDGTGRAVGVKGSVLEEDNSPRGEQTNRNVVDSFELHGAAVIVTSGGIGGNIEAVKKNWPVDRLGPKVPEHFVIGVPAHVDGRMLQITENVGANLVNRDRMWHYTEGLHNWNSIWPEHGIRILPGPSSLWLDATGKRLPPYLFPGSDTLSTLKAICETGYDYSWFILDQSIIAREFVLSGSEQNPDLTAKSIWEVFKNRLWSKKGTVNVQLFQEHGKDFVVRDNLKDLVDGMNELARARNGPILDFEKVKEVVDARDDQFNNSYSKDAQAMLIQNARSYWPDRRSRVAAPHRLTDPAHGPLIAVQLNLLSRKTLGGLETNLNSNVMRKDMTPFPGLYAAGEVAGFGGGGVHGYNSLEGTFLGGCIFSGRAAGRAVADELSEVEKE, encoded by the coding sequence ATGGGTtcggaagagaagaagcccgtcatcatcgtcggcggcggcctgGCCGGCCTTGTGGCCGCCTTCGAGCTGTCGGTGCGCAAGGTCCCCACCGTCATCATCGACCAGGAGAACGAAAACAGCCTGGGGGGGCAGGCCTTCTGGTCGCTGGGGGGCCTGTTCATGGTCAATTCCTTCTACCAGCGCCGCATGGGCATCACCGACTCGCGCGAGCTGGCCATGCGCGACTGGCTGGGGTCGGCGCAGTTTGACCGCGACGAGGACTACTGGCCGCGCCAGTGGGCAAAGGCCTTTGTGGACTTTGCCACGGACGAGTTTGAGGACTACATGCGCGCGCGCGGCCTGGGATTCCTCTTCAACGTGGGCTGGGCTGAGCGTGGCAGCGGCCGCTCCGACGGCCATGGAAACTCAGTGCCGCGCTTCCACATCGCCTGGGGCGCGGGGCCCGAGGTCGTCAAGGTCTTTGCGGACCcggtgaagaaggcggccGAGGAGGGGCTGATTGAGTTCAAGTTTCGGCACCAGGTTGACGAGCTGATTGTGGACGGGACCGGGCGGGCCGTTGGCGTCAAGGGAAGCGTCTTGGAGGAGGACAATTCGCCCAGAGGCGAGCAGACAAACCGAAATGTCGTCGACAGCTTTGAGCTGCACGGCGCCGCAGTCATTGTCACCTCGGGTGGCATTGGGGGCAATATCGAGGCTGTGAAGAAGAATTGGCCTGTTGACAGACTCGGACCAAAGGTGCCCGAGCACTTTGTGATTGGTGTTCCGGCCCACGTCGACGGCCGTATGCTCCAAATCACCGAAAACGTGGGAGCCAACCTCGTCAACCGAGACAGGATGTGGCATTATACCGAGGGCTTGCACAACTGGAATAGCATTTGGCCAGAGCACGGCATCCGCATCCTGCCAGGACCTTCATCACTCTGGCTTGATGCCACCGGCAAGCGTTTGCCGCCCTACCTGTTCCCGGGATCTGATACGCTCAGCACGTTAAAGGCCATTTGCGAAACGGGCTACGACTACAGCTGGTTCATTCTGGACCAGTCCATCATTGCACGTGAATTTGTCCTTTCCGGCTCAGAGCAGAATCCAGACCTCACAGCCAAGAGTATCTGGGAGGTGTTCAAGAACAGACTCTGGAGTAAAAAGGGGACCGTCAATGTGCAACTGTTCCAGGAACACGGCAAAGATTTCGTCGTGCGTGACAACCTCAAGGACCTGGTAGATGGCATGAACGAGCTGGCCAGGGCGCGAAATGGCCCCATCCTCGACTTTGAAAAGGTCAAGGAAGTTGTCGACGCTCGTGACGATCAATTCAACAACTCCTACTCAAAAGATGCGCAGGCCATGCTCATCCAGAACGCGAGATCGTACTGGCCGGACAGGCGCAGCCGTGTTGCGGCACCGCACCGCCTTACTGACCCTGCTCATGGCCCATTGATTGCTGTCCAGCTCAACTTGCTGAGCCGCAAGACTCTTGGTGGTCTCGAGACCAACCTGAACAGCAACGTGATGAGAAAGGACATGACGCCATTCCCCGGTCTGTACGCCGCGGGCGAGGTGGCAGGATTTGGCGGTGGAGGTGTTCACGGCTACAACTCGCTTGAGGGAACGTTTTTGGGAGGCTGTATCTTTTCAGGCCGCGCAGCCGGGCGCGCCGTAGCAGATGAGTTGTCGGAAGTCGAGAAGGAGTAA
- a CDS encoding uncharacterized protein (EggNog:ENOG41~SECRETED:SignalP(1-19)) encodes MHFHSLSFAVLSVAGISNALPAALGDGWLWPTIFPNTVVIDGHRLVEAKLRLDLGDHSLKTALKHLTAQADSWLDQGPWTVTAKATPPPNGTLHDYTSQAPYFWPNPDTPDGCPYINRDGVRNPEVDKYQDRVSVGKMFNSSYVLSLAWYYTGNPAYSRHASDILRTWFLDPATAMNPNLDHAQLIPCANSGRSIGIIDFSQEYTNVIDAVAILNTGAPGWTSGDATAFVGWNKRFLAWLADSPFGIQEASAQNNHGTFANMQIAALALFTGNRSLAVSQSQLAKSFINSQITANGSQPQELARTRSFHYSNFDLCAHLRFALIARKVGVDLFQYRGPQGQSLFKAVDFVIPAAAGGAEEWTYPELLFTQYAATDNVRAAAQEGDRLAVRAVGKLVAPPGGDIFALRPAPEQLDSIATVG; translated from the coding sequence ATGCATTTCCACTCTCTGTCCTTTGCCGTGCTCTCGGTGGCGGGCATATCCAACGCCCTGCCTGCTGCTCTGGGCGACGGCTGGCTCTGGCCCACGATATTCCCCAACACCGTCGTCATCGATGGCCACCGCCTTGTCGAAGCGAAGCTGCGTCTCGACCTGGGCGACCACAGCCTCAAGACGGCGTTGAAGCATCTCACTGCCCAGGCAGACAGCTGGCTCGACCAGGGCCCTTGGACCGTCACCGCAAAGGCAACGCCTCCCCCCAACGGCACGCTCCACGACTACACTTCGCAGGCGCCGTACTTCTGGCCCAACCCAGACACGCCCGACGGCTGCCCGTACATCAACAGGGACGGCGTGCGCAACCCCGAGGTGGACAAGTACCAGGACCGCGTGTCCGTCGGCAAGATGTTCAACTCGTCGTACGTCCTGTCGCTGGCGTGGTACTACACCGGCAATCCCGCGTACTCGCGGCACGCCTCGGACATCCTCCGCACCTGGTTCCTCGACCCGGCCACGGCGATGAATCCCAACCTCGACCACGCCCAGCTCATCCCGTGCGCCAACTCGGGCCGCTCCATCGGCATCATCGACTTTAGCCAGGAATACACAAACGTCATTGACGCCGTCGCCATCCTCAACACGGGCGCCCCTGGCTGGACCTCCGGCGATGCCACGGCCTTTGTGGGCTGGAACAAGCGCTTCCTCGCCTGGCTCGCAGACTCGCCCTTTGGCATCCAGGAGGCCTCTGCGCAGAACAACCACGGCACCTTTGCAAACATGCAGATTGCGGCGCTGGCCCTCTTCACGGGCAACCGCTCGCTGGCCGTCTCGCAGAGCCAGCTCGCCAAGAGCTTCATCAACAGCCAGATCACGGCAAACGGCTCGCAGCCGCAGGAGCTCGCCCGCACGCGCAGCTTCCACTACTCCAACTTTGATCTCTGCGCGCACCTCCGCTTCGCGCTGATCGCCCGCAAAGTAGGCGTCGACTTGTTCCAGTACAGGGGACCCCAGGGACAGTCGCTGTTCAAGGCCGTGGACTTTGTGATCCCCGCGGCGGCGGGAGGGGCCGAGGAGTGGACGTACCCGGAGCTGCTGTTTACGCAGTATGCGGCGACGGACAACGTgagggcggcggcgcaggaGGGGGATCGGTTGGCGGTGCGGGCGGTGGGGAAGCTGGTGGCGCCTCCGGGGGGGGATATCTTTGCGTTGAGGCCGGCGCCTGAGCAGTTGGATAGTATTGCGACGGTTGGATGA
- a CDS encoding uncharacterized protein (EggNog:ENOG41~TransMembrane:1 (i50-69o)~CAZy:AA1) has protein sequence MRDHSEDRRLLDEVDGDSDDVASQLSVNEEAGLVPEPLTRPKSKFTAMRIVGLLIALSLASVVVLIFAIDRHTRNLIDESQLAIPLHPVEHSTRDPTTLTFEWHVTQGTRTPDGVEKQVYLVNGHFPGPTIEGRSGDRIIVRVYNDLKDEGVSLHWHGLRMQGFNAMDGAVGFTQCPISPGTSFVYDFRIRDDEHGTFWWHSHNQLQRADGLFGGLVIHEPRRRDANAALQDEALLLVGDWFHRKQSDVLAWYSSPASAGKEPVPDSVVINGRGRYDCSMAVPARPVKCEATALSDFPPLIKKSTGETRLRVVNTGTVAGLTVGVDGASLQPLEIDGGCKVDPKAADSVGTLYPGERVDLLLKWKSDRAAEPWFNVYLDHENLGFGNPALNPNHTFPALPKTVTGHDREHASLLKFRDHHVDLATLSSTEEQTHIVTAEEEQTILFYASTQTLAVNGNIPLGFMNHTSWHPQSLPLLSQNRSSWDDKQLIPFIPSGSKPTKVKLVINNLDDGSHPFHLHGYSFYVLSSFRAESGSLGSYNPYATPESDSPGKWNRERPLRKDTVSVPRKGHVILSFVADNPGMWMLHCHMLVHMGTGMATGFQVGVPGDEEHIYGLDESAARLCKA, from the exons ATGAGGGACCACTCCGAGGACCGACGTCTGCTTGACGAGGTAGACGGAGACAGCGACGATGTGGCTTCTCAGCTGAGCGTCAACGAAGAGGCAGGCCTCGTTCCTGAACCTCTAACACGCCCAAAATCCAAATTCACGGCCATGCGGATCGTCGGGCTCCTTATTGCTCTCAGTCTCGCCTCAGTGGTCGTCCTCATCTTTGCTATTGATCGCCATACCCGCAACTTAATCGACGAGAGCCAGCTCGCTATCCCTCTACATCCGGTCGAGCACTCCACAAGAGATCCTACCACTTTGACTTTTGAATGGCATGTCACCCAGGGCACCAGAACCCCAGATGGAGTGGAGAAGCAAGTCTATCTCGTTAATG GACACTTCCCTGGACCAACCATCGAAGGTCGATCCGGAGACCGTATAATCGTCCGTGTCTACAATGACCTCAAGGATGAGGGCGTTTCCTTGCACTGGCATGGCCTGCGTATGCAAGGCTTCAATGCTATGGATGGTGCAGTAGGCTTTACCCAGTGTCCAATCTCTCCTGGAACTTCATTTGTCTATGACTTCCGCATCCGCGACGACGAACACGGAACCTTTTGGTGGCATAGCCACAATCAGCTGCAGAGGGCAGACGGGCTCTTTGGAGGACTAGTAATCCACGAGCCCCGCCGTCGTGATGCCAACGCAGCTTTGCAAGACGAAGCATTGCTGTTAGTCGGTGACTGGTTTCATCGTAAGCAGAGCGATGTCCTTGCCTGGTACTCCAGCCCAGCAAGCGCAGGCAAGGAGCCCGTTCCTGATTCCGTGGTTATCAACGGCCGTGGTCGATATGATTGCTCAATGGCTGTGCCCGCTAGGCCGGTCAAATGCGAGGCAACGGCCTTGAGTGACTTTCCACCTCTGATCAAGAAGTCTACCGGAGAAACGCGCCTTAGGGTGGTGAATACAGGTACAGTCGCAGGCTTGACCGTAGGAGTTGATGGTGCATCACTCCAGCCGTTGGAAATAGACGGAGGCTGCAAGGTTGATCCGAAGGCCGCTGATTCTGTCGGAACCCTATATCCTGGCGAGAGAGTTGATCTGCTTCTCAAATGGAAGAGCGATCGGGCCGCAGAGCCGTGGTTCAACGTCTATCTAGACCATGA AAACCTCGGCTTTGGAAATCCGGCATTAAACCCTAACCATACCTTTCCTGCTCTTCCTAAAACCGTAACCGGTCACGATAGGGAACATGCGTCCCTCTTGAAATTTCGAGACCACCATGTGGACCTTGCCACACTGTCTTCTACAGAAGAACAGACTCATATTGTCACTGCGGAGGAAGAACAGACAATTCTGTTTTACGCTTCGACCCAGACGCTCGCAGTGAATGGAAACATACCTCTTGGGTTTATGAACCATACATCATGGCATCCCCAGTCGTTGCCACTGCTATCACAGAATCGTTCATCGTGGGATGATAAGCAGCTCATTCCCTTCATCCCCAGTGGATCAAAGCCAACAAAGGTCAAGCTTGTGATTAACAATCTTGACGATGGCTCTCACCCGTTTCACCTTCACGGATACTCGTTCTATGTGTTGTCCTCGTTTCGTGCTGAAAGCGGTAGCCTGGGCAGCTATAACCCTTACGCGACCCCGGAGAGCGATTCTCCAGGCAAGTGGAATCGAGAGCGGCCTCTTCGAAAAGACACCGTCAGTGTACCGAGGAAGGGGCATGTGATACTCAGCTTTGTAGCTGATAATCCTGGAATGTGGATGTTGCATTGCCATATGTTGGTACATATGGGAACGGGCATGGCTACCGGTTTTCAAGTAGGAGTTCCAGGGGATGAGGAGCATATATACGGATTAGACGAGTCAGCAGCGAGATTGTGCAAGGCATGA
- a CDS encoding uncharacterized protein (EggNog:ENOG41~TransMembrane:1 (n5-15c20/21o267-285i)~SECRETED:SignalP(1-20)), giving the protein MAMHLHSLFSALTLASPALAASIPRSSSSSSSSSSTTTVWATPHDSYSSSVGVLGCKVDTNRIAYWPNSVDCTNICVSLSYQDRQVYLLRVDQSQGAHDISYDAWNYLVTGYSATEKPVAGGPMEMTTENVDASKCADLIYTAGGKLPLSAANSMNFLASCLEQENSWVGGNYVLYNILDSICTFGQDQVCSLDWPTANQPTCPGTLGIPDKLKGDPVYNIEYPSGVKVLAGAPPTVPTGVPVPVPAPSDNESDEKNVARSLRHPDSLVWIPVLSLIAIIYSWMLW; this is encoded by the coding sequence ATGGCAATGCACCTCCACTCTCTCTTTTCAGCGCTTACGCTGGCGAGCCCTGCGCTCGCTGCTTCAATCCCtcgcagcagtagcagcagcagctcatcgtcttcaactACCACCGTCTGGGCGACTCCCCACGATAGCTACTCATCCTCCGTCGGCGTCCTGGGCTGCAAGGTCGACACCAATCGAATCGCTTACTGGCCCAATTCCGTCGACTGCACCAACATCTGCGTGTCTCTTTCGTACCAGGACCGACAGGTCTACCTCCTTCGCGTCGACCAATCGCAGGGCGCGCACGACATCAGTTACGATGCCTGGAATTACCTCGTTACCGGCTATTCAGCCACGGAAAAGCCCGTTGCGGGAGGGCCCATGGAAATGACGACGGAAAACGTCGATGCGTCCAAATGTGCCGATCTGATTTACACAGCGGGCGGCAAGCTTCCACTGAGTGCGGCGAACAGCATGAACTTCCTGGCCAGCTGTCTGGAGCAGGAGAATTCTTGGGTTGGAGGCAACTACGTTTTATACAACATCTTGGATTCGATTTGCACCTTTGGACAAGACCAGGTCTGTTCTTTAGACTGGCCCACTGCCAACCAGCCAACCTGTCCAGGCACCCTAGGCATCCCCGACAAACTCAAAGGCGATCCCGTCTACAACATCGAGTATCCCTCCGGCGTCAAGGTCCTTGCCGGAGCACCACCAACCGTACCAACTGGAGTACCTGTTCCAGTACCCGCGCCTTCTGACAACGAGAGCGATGAGAAGAACGTTGCACGGAGTCTAAGGCATCCAGATTCTCTCGTCTGGATACCAGTCCTTTCATtaattgctattatatattcttGGATGCTGTGGTAA
- a CDS encoding uncharacterized protein (EggNog:ENOG41): MNTTGGYTDEAAIETHDLIHDAELEEQRSHGDHALTQPDMGEEPLEATKQTETGQQKQGRHSTMDKVKEALHFKK; the protein is encoded by the exons ATGAATACCACGGGCGGATATACAGACGAGGCGGCGATTGAGACGCACGACCTCATTCACGATGCCGAGCTTGAGGAGCAACGC TCTCATGGCGACCATGCATTGACCCAGCCCGATATGGGCGAGGAGCCTCTCGAGGCAACAAAACAAACCGAGACTGGACAACAGAAACAGGGTCGCCATTCAACGATGGACAAGGTTAAGGAGGCGCTGCATtttaagaaataa
- a CDS encoding uncharacterized protein (EggNog:ENOG41~SECRETED:SignalP(1-25)), with amino-acid sequence MRFPSLFPAATAAISLFFTASPSSAAAIMSPRDAVSPPGTLSLDVGQSLFTFKYSTPNPDPTNWIAVYHSYYGGPVEQEFVAGSLDWSYAPDATGEVVVDVSNLSPGFYRAYFLAKSGYQWLSKPLDVIIPGSGPIEFVTDRIITQNARQGSAFKAKLGRLIANPKDNDTKFTKITSYGTDWVNVSKDGTISGTPGKKDKDTNFVVKATASDGSSATIKVQIPVRKAGEPLVEEIKVMSYNMWFGGTNVKDYHNKQIRFLINTNVDIVGVQESWNGQATRLAQALGWYYWQSPNEVGIISRYPIVETFPEQSAGGSIRIELDGRESELIMWNVHLGFDPYGPYDFCYEHMPLAQVLNREYESRRTPQIMEIVSAMQDALSEADDIPVILTGDFNAPSHLDWTEATKKAHCGYGFVPWPSSEFPIQSGLIDSFREAHPDPNAEPGITWSPIYLDNNGRPEPLDRIDFVYHKGQGLKVLQSETLVAGEPAAEPNHQNNEWTSDHAVVMTTYKLERSDGRAEL; translated from the coding sequence ATGAGGTTCCCTTCATTGTTTCCGGCGGCGACCGCTGCCATTTCGCTCTTTTTCAccgcatcgccatcgtcggctGCTGCCATCATGTCACCACGCGATGCCGTTTCCCCTCCCGGGACACTCTCCCTCGACGTCGGCCAGTCGCTCTTCACATTCAAGTACTCGACGCCGAACCCGGACCCCACGAATTGGATCGCAGTGTATCATTCATACTATGGCGGTCCTGTCGAACAGGAATTCGTTGCTGGTTCGCTGGACTGGTCGTATGCGCCTGATGCGACGGGCGAGGTGGTGGTCGATGTCTCAAATCTCTCTCCAGGCTTCTACAGGGCTTATTTCCTGGCAAAGAGCGGCTACCAATGGCTTTCGAAGCCACTCGACGTCATTATCCCTGGCTCCGGCCCCATTGAATTCGTCACCGATCGGATCATCACCCAGAATGCCCGACAAGGGAGCGCCTTCAAAGCAAAGCTCGGCCGCCTGATTGCTAATCCCAAGGACAACGACACAAAGTTCACCAAGATCACCAGTTATGGCACCGACTGGGTGAATGTCTCCAAGGACGGAACCATCTCTGGCACCCCCGGAAAGAAGGACAAAGACACAAACTTTGTTGTTAAGGCGACTGCCAGCGATGGATCTTCTGCGACGATCAAAGTCCAAATCCCAGTGCGGAAAGCCGGCGAGCCGCTCGTTGAGGAAATAAAGGTCATGTCGTACAACATGTGGTTTGGCGGCACAAATGTGAAGGACTATCACAACAAGCAGATCCGCTTTCTCATCAACACAAACGTCGACATTGTCGGTGTGCAAGAGAGCTGGAATGGCCAGGCAACTCGTCTTGCTCAAGCGCTCGGGTGGTATTACTGGCAGAGCCCCAACGAAGTCGGCATCATCAGTCGTTACCCCATTGTGGAGACGTTCCCAGAACAATCTGCCGGCGGATCCATTCGCATCGAGCTGGACGGTCGTGAGAGTGAGCTTATAATGTGGAATGTTCATCTGGGGTTTGATCCTTATGGTCCGTACGACTTTTGCTACGAACACATGCCTCTGGCCCAAGTCCTCAACCGGGAGTACGAATCTCGACGCACTCCGCAAATCATGGAAATTGTCAGTGCCATGCAAGATGCTCTATCGGAGGCTGACGATATCCCCGTCATCTTGACTGGCGACTTCAATGCGCCATCTCACTTGGACTGGACGGAAGCAACCAAGAAGGCGCACTGTGGCTATGGCTTTGTTCCCTGGCCAAGCTCTGAGTTCCCCATCCAGTCGGGCCTGATTGACTCGTTCCGTGAGGCTCACCCCGACCCCAACGCTGAGCCCGGCATCACTTGGTCACCCATTTACCTCGATAACAATGGTCGACCCGAGCCGTTAGATCGCATTGATTTCGTTTACCACAAGGGCCAGGGCCTCAAGGTACTTCAGTCAGAAACGCTCGTCGCCGGCGAGCCCGCCGCAGAGCCAAATCATCAGAACAACGAATGGACGTCAGATCACGCGGTTGTCATGACGACTTATAAACTTGAACGATCTGATGGACGGGCAGAGTTGTAG